The proteins below come from a single Tachypleus tridentatus isolate NWPU-2018 chromosome 13, ASM421037v1, whole genome shotgun sequence genomic window:
- the LOC143241031 gene encoding uncharacterized protein LOC143241031 isoform X3 — translation MSGSDKALSEQTEVSGDPILTLSSAGSARENARLQLSSVTDEAGREITVKNGSI, via the exons GCGTTGTCAGAGCAAACGGAAGTCTCTGGTGATCCAATACTCACACTGTCCTCAGCCGGTAGCGCTAGAGAAAACGCAAGACTCCAGTTATCCAGCGTAACAGACGAAGCAGGTAGAG AAATTACAGTGAAAAATGGAAGCATCTGA